A genomic stretch from Schistosoma haematobium chromosome 2, whole genome shotgun sequence includes:
- the PROX1 gene encoding Prospero homeobox protein 1 (EggNog:ENOG410V8B4~COG:K) encodes MESYSEDERNFQTPEYLKPKFNGLEGKYIHSTPLSQSNPYPVFHSMSSGFTGYKDILTNEKTTPLYIPLSDEGYSSVGSGSTPTGFSNNLPTSELINQYKDYGSVECIHNSINQKEKLEIVALELLNQARLIPNYSCHRHLHNRNNLGINEVNDKSQLSYYKELNDKYHSLLQSNIKYGNYNYPSMINQNNECINLSQQDLNCTKLLSSININNLQYQNNKQSFNDQLDYLKPFEKINKTIKNDNNIDTDQSVESRNQICNQILNQVRREMIRLIDNSMHQLETYLQNYHYKDWYNSSTILNYCNSMKSVQFDGIQDCDVTPLNLKFTKNNNDIELENVNNKQSNQNQSSEVEFIPNDIVSSEQESANSKCTIITSKESSTYSTRIKPLRYTTTTTNNKTRRLRIHQFNSQLFVDRNQTRKLNKLSPSCNKRRLNNDIEEFPNKIPHLDESLDLRIHQNDHEDNNNNNKTDLIISSDNHSSNCSQTRLKRSIINSQTKTATLSAAHLKKAKMMFMYSRYPTSSLLKSYFPEVCFNRGSTAQLVKWFSNFR; translated from the exons ATGGAAAGTTATTCAGAAGATGAAAGAAATTTTCAAACTCCTGAATATCTAAAACCCAAATTTAATGGTTTAGAAGGAAAATACATTCATTCTACGCCATTATCTCAATCTAATCCTTATCCAGTATTTCATTCAATGTCATCAGGTTTTACAGGATATAAAGATATATTAACCAATGAGAAAACAACACCTCTTTATATACCATTATCAGATGAAGGTTATTCATCAGTTGGATCTGGTTCAACTCCAACTGGTTTCTCAAATAATTTACCGACATCTgaattaataaatcaatataaagaTTATGGATCTGTTGAATGTATTCATAATTCTATtaatcaaaaagaaaaactaGAAATTGTTGCATTGGAATTGTTAAATCAAGCTCGTCTAATTCCAAATTATTCTTGTCATAGACATTTAcataatagaaataatttaggaataaatgaagtgaatgaTAAATCACAACTATCATATTATAAAGAATTGAATGAtaaatatcattcattattacaatctaatataaaatatggaaattatAATTATCCATCTATGattaatcaaaataatgaatgtaTTAATTTAAGTCAACAAGATTTAAATTGTACAAAATTATTATCTTCaattaatataaacaatttacaatatcaaaataataaacaatcttTCAATGATCAATTGGATTATTTAAAACCATTTGAAAAGattaataaaactattaaaaatgataataatatagatACTGATCAATCAGTTGAAAGTCGTAATCAAATATGTAATCAAATTCTGAATCAAGTTCGTCGTGAAATGATTCGACTTATTGATAATAGTATGCATCAATTAGAAACATATttacaaaattatcattataaagaTTGGTATAATTCATCaacaatattaaattattgtaaTTCAATGAAATCTGTACAATTTGATGGTATACAAGATTGTGATGTGACACCACTTAatttaaaatttacaaaaaataataatgatatagaaTTGGAAAATGTTAACAATAAGCAATCTAATCAGAATCAATCAAGTGAAGTAGAGTTTATTCCTAATGATATTGTATCATCTGAACAAGAATCTGCTAATTCAAAGTGTACAATCATAACATCAAAAGAATCATCCACTTATTCAACAAGAATAAAACCATTAcgttatactactactactactaataataaaacaCGTCGATTAAGAATTCATCAATTTAATAGTCAATTATTTGTTGATAGAAATCAAAcaagaaaattaaataaattatcacCAAGTTGTAATAAACGTCGGTTAAATAATGATATAGAAGAATTTCCAAATAAAATTCCTCATTTAGATGAATCATTAGATTTAAGAATTCATCAAAATGACCAtgaagataataataacaataacaaaacaGATCTAATTATTTCATCAGATAATCATTCAAGTAATTGTTCTCAAACACGTTTGAAAAGATCAATAATTAATAGTCAAACTAAA ACAGCGACATTGAGTGCAGCTCATTTGAAAAAAGCTAAAATGATGTTCATGTATTCCCGTTACCCAACATCAAGTCTATTGAAGTCATATTTTCCAGAAGTTTGTTTTAATCGTGGATCTACTGCACAGTTGGTAAAATGGTTTAGTAATTTCCGGTAA